From the Mycobacterium noviomagense genome, the window CCCATGCGGCTGGCGACCTTCAACATCCTGCACGGACGCAACCTCGACGACGGCGAGGTGGACCTGGACCGGCTCGCCGACTGCGTGAGGCGGCTGGACGCCGATGTGCTGGCGTTGCAGGAGGTCGACTGCGAGCAGCCGCGCTCGGCGATGGCCGACCTGACCGCGGTCGCGGTGGAGGCGATGGGCGCGGTCAGCCACCGGTTCGTCGCCGCGATCTCGGGCACCCCGGGCGCGACGTGGATGGCCGCGACCGGCGACGAGCAGCCCGGTACTGCCGCGTACGGCATCGCGCTGCTGTCGCGATTCCCGGCGACGACCTGGCAGGTGCTGCGGCTGCCGCAAATCCCGGCGAAGTTCCCGATGTATCTGCCCGGGCCCGGGCGGGTGCAGATCGTCGACGAAGAACCCCGCGCCGCGGTGATCGCGCGCTTGGACACCGACGTGGGCCCGCTGACCGTGGCCAATACCCACCTGTCGTTCGTCCCCGGCTGGAACCGGGTCCAGCTGCGCCGGCTGACCCGCGATCTGCGCGGCTTTCCCGGCCCGCGAGTGCTGATGGGCGACCTCAACATGACCCCGCCGTCGCCGCAGCGTTGGTCACGACTGCGGCCGCTGGCAACAGCGCCGACGTTTCCCGCCGACGCACCCGAACGTCAGCTCGACCACATCCTCACCGACGACCGGATGTTGACCGCCGACGATGTGTCGACGGCCAAGCTGACGATTTCCGATCACCGCCCGCTGGTCGTCGA encodes:
- a CDS encoding endonuclease/exonuclease/phosphatase family protein, which codes for MRLATFNILHGRNLDDGEVDLDRLADCVRRLDADVLALQEVDCEQPRSAMADLTAVAVEAMGAVSHRFVAAISGTPGATWMAATGDEQPGTAAYGIALLSRFPATTWQVLRLPQIPAKFPMYLPGPGRVQIVDEEPRAAVIARLDTDVGPLTVANTHLSFVPGWNRVQLRRLTRDLRGFPGPRVLMGDLNMTPPSPQRWSRLRPLATAPTFPADAPERQLDHILTDDRMLTADDVSTAKLTISDHRPLVVDVSRR